From Streptomyces asiaticus, one genomic window encodes:
- a CDS encoding HAMP domain-containing protein — MSLVGGIRPPIAVLSVLLLSLAGITALTLGKPDNALVPKAVLTSQQYVAEDGAIALRASLDESVTDLTGTATLFNEGKPVSADTVLDKVGEVYQKWRGTAVIEIKSGKMLAARGENVPLTAIDLSKLSRGDGLAPRMVRLENGQTRLIIPALLSWKGRPQQLLVASSTLSFPGVDLGPGRAIGVVDSTGRLLSSHGALDGEGARKQLASFAETAARKGRQHPVKAKEPGSGGYTGVSGHLTGGAAEDVRTVGGYATLTPPQPGEPTTASSLGLTVVTEVDVSAKVSQITRPAFGVAAAGALLLIGGLAVMVLLGTVQRPLIRLFLESRRLTRGDLARPVSVPRAGEAARVGAALERLRRQLQGEPADAPGPAVRKGLGARALLAVCAVLLLVWSVPLMLVLNRADSSVKVPVQLVHDQKSRTITLSDRVRRALNEGHADLSAVAALIGDRTTPEDMKKVLERTMQDHDRYQSMYVLGADGEILARAGDGPHHEDGKGPSKQAIEVTGEGGKKPVVTATAQAPGRGGAAVVGEFRIEFVNALLGRQGMGEVRVVDAKGRVIGGDSGYIAFEKAPSHMSSLLATKQANATVQRGGAVRVAAVAPFSGGGAAKSLQWSLASWQPASGLAIPEYSLQNRTVLAGLLGLTAAAACLGWLHIVVVRPLRALAGQAEALAAGDRKTVLFPRHHDEVGAVVRSLELIRQQLQGQPRKRDGGSRTPAGVGRN, encoded by the coding sequence ATGTCGCTTGTGGGAGGTATTCGTCCCCCTATAGCCGTACTGTCGGTTCTGCTTCTCTCCCTCGCGGGGATCACCGCCCTCACCCTGGGCAAACCGGACAACGCCCTGGTCCCCAAGGCGGTCCTGACCTCGCAGCAGTACGTCGCCGAGGACGGCGCCATCGCCCTGCGGGCGTCGCTCGACGAGTCGGTCACCGACCTCACCGGCACCGCGACCCTCTTCAACGAGGGCAAGCCGGTCTCCGCCGACACCGTCCTGGACAAGGTCGGCGAGGTCTACCAGAAGTGGCGTGGCACCGCCGTCATCGAGATCAAGTCGGGCAAGATGCTCGCCGCCCGCGGCGAGAACGTGCCGCTGACCGCGATCGATCTCAGCAAGCTCTCCCGCGGTGACGGGCTGGCCCCGCGCATGGTCCGCCTGGAGAACGGCCAGACCCGGCTGATCATCCCCGCCCTGCTGTCCTGGAAGGGCCGGCCGCAGCAACTGCTCGTCGCCTCGAGCACCCTCAGCTTCCCCGGCGTCGACCTCGGCCCGGGCCGCGCCATCGGCGTCGTCGACTCCACCGGCCGGCTGCTCTCCAGCCACGGCGCCCTGGACGGCGAGGGGGCCAGGAAGCAGCTCGCCTCCTTCGCCGAGACCGCCGCGCGCAAGGGCCGGCAGCACCCCGTCAAGGCCAAGGAGCCCGGCTCGGGCGGCTACACCGGCGTCAGCGGCCACCTCACCGGGGGCGCCGCCGAGGACGTCCGCACCGTCGGCGGCTACGCCACGCTCACCCCGCCCCAGCCCGGTGAGCCCACCACCGCCAGCAGCCTTGGGCTGACCGTCGTCACCGAGGTCGACGTCTCCGCCAAGGTCTCCCAGATCACCCGCCCCGCCTTCGGCGTGGCCGCCGCCGGCGCCCTGCTGCTCATCGGCGGGCTCGCGGTGATGGTGCTGCTCGGCACCGTGCAGCGCCCGCTGATCCGGCTGTTCCTGGAGAGCCGCCGCCTCACCCGCGGCGACCTCGCCCGCCCGGTGAGCGTGCCCAGGGCCGGCGAGGCCGCCCGGGTGGGCGCAGCCCTCGAGCGGCTGCGCCGACAGCTCCAGGGCGAGCCCGCCGACGCCCCGGGCCCGGCGGTGCGCAAGGGCCTGGGCGCCCGCGCCCTGCTCGCCGTCTGCGCCGTCCTGCTGCTCGTCTGGTCGGTCCCGCTGATGCTGGTGCTCAACCGCGCCGACTCCTCCGTCAAGGTCCCGGTCCAGCTCGTCCACGACCAGAAGTCCCGCACCATCACCCTCAGCGACCGGGTACGCCGCGCGCTCAACGAGGGCCACGCCGACCTCTCCGCGGTCGCCGCCCTGATCGGGGACCGCACCACGCCCGAGGACATGAAGAAGGTCCTGGAGCGCACCATGCAGGACCACGACCGCTACCAGTCGATGTACGTCCTCGGCGCCGACGGCGAGATCCTCGCGCGGGCCGGTGACGGCCCCCACCACGAGGACGGAAAGGGCCCCTCGAAGCAGGCCATCGAGGTGACCGGCGAGGGCGGCAAGAAGCCCGTGGTCACCGCGACCGCCCAGGCGCCCGGCCGGGGCGGCGCCGCCGTCGTCGGCGAGTTCCGCATCGAGTTCGTCAACGCGCTGCTGGGCCGCCAGGGCATGGGCGAGGTCCGCGTCGTGGACGCCAAGGGCCGGGTCATCGGCGGCGACTCCGGCTATATCGCCTTCGAGAAGGCGCCCTCGCACATGAGCTCGCTGCTCGCCACCAAGCAGGCCAACGCCACCGTCCAGCGCGGCGGCGCGGTACGGGTCGCGGCCGTCGCGCCGTTCAGCGGCGGCGGCGCGGCCAAGTCGCTCCAGTGGAGCCTGGCCAGCTGGCAGCCCGCCTCGGGCCTGGCGATTCCCGAGTACAGCCTCCAGAACCGGACCGTGCTGGCCGGGCTGCTGGGGCTGACCGCCGCGGCCGCCTGTCTGGGCTGGCTGCACATCGTCGTCGTACGGCCCCTGCGCGCCCTGGCCGGACAGGCCGAGGCGCTCGCCGCGGGCGACCGCAAGACCGTGCTGTTCCCACGCCACCACGACGAGGTCGGCGCCGTGGTCCGCAGCCTGGAGCTGATCCGGCAGCAGCTCCAGGGACAGCCCCGCAAACGGGACGGCGGCAGCCGGACCCCCGCCGGCGTCGGAAGGAACTGA
- a CDS encoding poly-gamma-glutamate biosynthesis protein PgsC/CapC, translating to MIPSVLTPEIAAIGIAIGLLFSLVCYLTTNLSPGGMITPGWLALTLVEDLQRAAMVVGVTVLTYVGTLLMQKYVILYGKRLFAAVVLLGVTLQATVMIILSIEFPLMYANQTLGFIVPGLIAYQLVRQPRGATLLSTGSVTLMAYVVLTAGILLGVMPSA from the coding sequence TTGATCCCCTCCGTCCTCACCCCTGAGATCGCCGCCATCGGCATCGCGATCGGGCTGCTCTTCTCTCTGGTCTGCTACCTGACCACCAACCTCTCGCCCGGCGGCATGATCACCCCGGGCTGGCTGGCGCTGACCCTCGTCGAGGATCTCCAGCGCGCCGCGATGGTCGTCGGCGTCACGGTGCTCACCTACGTGGGCACGCTGCTGATGCAGAAGTACGTGATCCTCTACGGCAAGCGGCTCTTCGCCGCGGTCGTGCTGCTCGGCGTGACCCTCCAGGCGACCGTGATGATCATCCTGTCGATCGAGTTCCCGCTGATGTACGCGAACCAGACCCTCGGCTTCATCGTCCCCGGCCTGATCGCCTACCAGCTGGTCCGCCAGCCACGGGGGGCCACCCTGCTGTCCACCGGGTCGGTGACGCTGATGGCCTATGTCGTCCTCACCGCCGGAATCCTCCTCGGCGTCATGCCGTCCGCCTGA
- the pgsB gene encoding poly-gamma-glutamate synthase PgsB gives MLFLYTVLVVCEAVLLIAGIVEQRRHQTNLDVIPTRVLVNGIRGKSSITRLCAGALRGGGLTTVAKTTGTAARFIHPDATEEPVYRKFGIANVVEQIGIVRRAAAYNPDALVIECMAVMPALQEINQSKLIRSTIGVLCNVREDHLAEMGPTLDDVARSLCRSMPENGICVTAEQDRFDILQEEADARNCQLIYADPKTVSDEELRGFSWFTFKENVAIALTVAELVGVDRATALQGMYDAPPDPGVLSVERYATEDGKKLRFANVFAANDPESTLMNINQLLDLGAIHRPLNVVINCRPDRVERNGQMGEIIPDLDPEQVFVIGHPAKSAIDAIPAQYRDRAVDLGGDRRDPEEFMAELLGRLGPDSSLVAIGNIHGQGEILLEHLAELPPDESADDTPAAPAAPAGDERHVEHVDTVQLYAPRLDPYQGYPEAYETRYAPVHVPAQRTPERPYPRTAPDQGSREPWPAVVPAPDAPRPPGAPQPRGLFEPRVPPAPPADDSQQWQNPGEQHR, from the coding sequence GTGCTCTTCCTCTACACCGTGCTCGTGGTGTGCGAGGCCGTTCTGCTGATCGCCGGCATCGTCGAACAGCGGCGGCACCAGACCAACCTCGACGTGATCCCCACCCGGGTCCTGGTCAACGGCATCCGCGGCAAGTCCTCCATCACCCGGCTGTGCGCGGGCGCCCTGCGCGGCGGCGGGCTGACCACCGTGGCCAAGACCACCGGTACGGCGGCCCGCTTCATCCACCCGGACGCCACCGAGGAGCCCGTCTACCGCAAGTTCGGCATCGCCAACGTGGTCGAGCAGATCGGCATCGTGCGCCGCGCCGCCGCCTACAACCCGGACGCGCTCGTCATCGAGTGCATGGCGGTCATGCCGGCGCTCCAGGAGATCAACCAGTCCAAGCTGATCCGCTCCACCATCGGCGTGCTGTGCAACGTCCGTGAGGACCACCTCGCCGAGATGGGCCCCACGCTGGACGACGTGGCGCGCTCGCTGTGCCGGTCCATGCCGGAGAACGGCATCTGCGTCACCGCCGAGCAGGACCGCTTCGACATCCTCCAGGAGGAGGCGGACGCCCGGAACTGCCAGTTGATCTACGCCGACCCCAAGACGGTCAGCGACGAGGAGCTGCGCGGCTTCAGCTGGTTCACCTTCAAGGAGAACGTGGCCATCGCGCTCACCGTCGCCGAGCTGGTGGGCGTCGACCGCGCGACCGCCCTCCAGGGCATGTACGACGCCCCGCCGGACCCCGGCGTCCTCTCCGTCGAGCGCTACGCCACCGAGGACGGCAAGAAGCTGCGCTTCGCCAACGTCTTCGCGGCCAACGACCCCGAGTCGACGCTGATGAACATCAACCAGCTGCTCGACCTCGGTGCCATCCACCGCCCGCTCAACGTGGTCATCAACTGCCGCCCCGACCGGGTCGAGCGCAACGGCCAGATGGGCGAGATCATCCCCGACCTCGACCCCGAGCAGGTCTTCGTCATCGGCCACCCGGCCAAGTCCGCCATCGACGCCATCCCGGCCCAGTACCGGGACCGCGCGGTCGACCTCGGCGGCGACCGCCGGGATCCCGAGGAGTTCATGGCCGAGCTGCTCGGCCGCCTCGGCCCCGACTCCTCCCTGGTCGCCATCGGCAACATCCACGGCCAGGGCGAGATCCTCCTGGAGCACCTCGCCGAGCTGCCGCCCGACGAGAGCGCCGATGACACCCCGGCGGCACCGGCCGCGCCGGCGGGCGACGAGCGCCATGTCGAGCACGTGGACACGGTCCAGCTGTACGCGCCCCGCCTGGACCCCTACCAGGGTTACCCGGAGGCGTACGAGACCCGGTACGCGCCGGTGCACGTACCCGCTCAGCGCACCCCCGAGCGGCCGTACCCGCGGACGGCACCTGACCAGGGCTCCCGGGAGCCCTGGCCCGCCGTCGTACCGGCCCCCGACGCCCCGCGGCCCCCCGGTGCCCCGCAGCCCCGCGGCCTGTTCGAGCCGCGTGTCCCGCCCGCCCCGCCCGCCGACGACTCCCAGCAGTGGCAGAACCCAGGAGAGCAGCACCGTTGA
- a CDS encoding NlpC/P60 family protein, with translation MPLKKKRPVLHAVTVLALLGASGYLTVELRKDEQDKTPATQAVVDEPNLENGTGQQSGKQTWERLKNPARTILRGGNGQILATFTDHARTATLRGPSRTFSEPASTKSKVITEDWVRLMPEPWAEGAEKEQWFKDWFKENYGSKKEDLFAIAFQYVTGAPVKKDAQGIPYEGDAVFGPFKPDGVDRLEQNDFYDYLGISYTFRDGTTLAARKERYRALDCSGFIRMVMGYRARYPLMASNTLGDGLPRTANGMARSKVGVDVIKIQGPGPWYTRPTNIDVLQPGDLLFFKMDHRTGDHMDHVALYLGLDTDGHRVFVSSRKEQNGPTIGDNGGVSRIDGNGFYAGLFRSAKRL, from the coding sequence ATGCCACTGAAGAAGAAACGCCCCGTACTGCACGCCGTCACCGTGCTCGCGCTGCTCGGCGCCAGCGGCTATCTGACCGTGGAGCTCAGGAAGGACGAGCAGGACAAGACGCCCGCCACCCAGGCCGTCGTCGACGAGCCGAACCTGGAGAACGGCACCGGCCAGCAGAGCGGCAAGCAGACCTGGGAGCGGCTGAAGAACCCCGCCCGGACCATCCTGCGCGGCGGCAACGGCCAGATCCTCGCCACCTTCACCGACCACGCCCGCACCGCCACCCTGCGCGGCCCCTCCCGCACCTTCAGCGAGCCCGCCAGCACCAAGTCCAAGGTGATCACCGAGGACTGGGTGCGGCTGATGCCGGAGCCGTGGGCCGAGGGCGCGGAGAAGGAGCAGTGGTTCAAGGACTGGTTCAAGGAGAACTACGGCAGCAAGAAGGAGGACCTCTTCGCGATCGCCTTCCAGTACGTGACCGGTGCGCCGGTCAAGAAGGACGCCCAGGGCATCCCGTACGAGGGCGACGCGGTCTTCGGGCCGTTCAAACCGGACGGCGTGGACCGTCTTGAGCAGAACGACTTCTACGACTACCTGGGCATCTCCTACACCTTCCGCGACGGCACCACGTTGGCCGCGCGCAAGGAGCGCTACCGGGCGCTGGACTGCTCCGGCTTCATCCGCATGGTGATGGGCTACCGGGCCCGCTACCCCCTGATGGCGAGCAACACCCTCGGCGACGGCCTGCCGCGCACCGCCAACGGCATGGCCCGCTCCAAGGTCGGCGTCGATGTGATCAAGATCCAGGGCCCCGGCCCCTGGTACACCCGGCCCACCAACATCGATGTCCTCCAACCCGGTGACCTGCTGTTCTTCAAGATGGATCACCGCACCGGCGACCATATGGACCATGTCGCCCTCTACCTGGGGCTGGACACCGACGGCCACCGCGTGTTCGTCTCCAGCCGCAAGGAGCAGAACGGCCCCACCATCGGCGACAACGGCGGTGTCTCCCGCATCGACGGCAACGGCTTCTACGCCGGGCTCTTCCGCAGCGCCAAGCGCCTCTGA
- the katG gene encoding catalase/peroxidase HPI, which yields MSENHEAIVVDPKTEEAGGCPVAHGRAPHPTQGGGNRQWWPDRLNLKILAKNPPAANPLGEEFDYAEAFQALDLAAVKRDIAEVLTTSQDWWPADFGNYGPLMIRMAWHSAGTYRISDGRGGAGAGQQRFAPLNSWPDNASLDKARRLLWPVKKKYGQSISWADLMVLTGNVALETMGFETFGFGGGRADVWEAEEDVYWGPETTWLGDERYTGDRELENPLGAVQMGLIYVNPEGPNGNPDPIAAARDIRETFRRMAMNDEETVALIAGGHTFGKTHGAGPADAVGPDPEAAPMEQLGLGWKSTHGTGAGKDAITSGLEVTWTTTPTQWSNGFFKNLFEYEYELTKSPAGANQWVAKDAPEIVPDAFDPNKKRRPTMLTTDLSLRFDPIYEPIARRFYENPQEFADAFARAWYKLTHRDMGPKSLYLGPEVPEETLLWQDPLPEAEGEPIDAADVTALKAKILDSGLTVSQLVGTAWASAASFRGSDKRGGANGARIRLEPQRGWEVNNPDELAQVLHTLEAIQGEFNSGAKKVSLADLIVLGGSAAVEKAAKDAGVDVEVAFTPGRVDAGDEHTDAESFAALEPTYDGFRNYVGKGNRLPAEYLLLDRANLLTLSAPETTVLVGGLRVLGANHNGSKHGVLTETPGKLTNDFFVNLLDLGTTWKSTSEDQTTFEGRDASGAVKWTGTRADLVFGSNSELRALAEVYASDDAKEKFVHDFVAAWVKVMNLDRFDLV from the coding sequence ATGTCCGAGAACCATGAGGCAATCGTCGTAGACCCGAAGACAGAGGAAGCGGGAGGCTGCCCGGTCGCGCACGGGCGCGCTCCCCACCCCACGCAGGGCGGCGGCAACCGTCAGTGGTGGCCGGACCGGCTCAATCTGAAGATCCTCGCCAAGAACCCCCCGGCGGCGAACCCGCTGGGTGAGGAGTTCGACTACGCCGAGGCGTTCCAGGCCCTCGACCTCGCGGCGGTGAAGCGGGACATCGCCGAGGTGCTGACCACCTCGCAGGACTGGTGGCCCGCGGACTTCGGCAACTACGGCCCGCTGATGATCCGTATGGCCTGGCACAGCGCCGGCACCTACCGCATCAGCGACGGCCGCGGCGGCGCCGGTGCCGGTCAGCAGCGCTTCGCCCCGCTCAACAGCTGGCCGGACAACGCCAGCCTCGACAAGGCCCGCCGGCTGCTGTGGCCGGTCAAGAAGAAGTACGGCCAGTCCATCTCCTGGGCCGACCTCATGGTCCTCACCGGCAATGTCGCCCTGGAGACGATGGGCTTCGAAACCTTCGGCTTCGGCGGCGGCCGCGCCGACGTCTGGGAGGCCGAGGAGGACGTCTACTGGGGCCCGGAGACCACTTGGCTCGGCGATGAGCGCTACACCGGCGACCGTGAGCTGGAGAACCCGCTCGGCGCGGTCCAGATGGGTCTGATCTACGTCAACCCCGAGGGCCCCAACGGCAACCCGGACCCGATCGCCGCGGCCCGCGACATCCGTGAGACCTTCCGCCGGATGGCGATGAACGACGAGGAGACCGTCGCCCTCATCGCCGGTGGCCACACCTTCGGCAAGACCCACGGCGCGGGCCCCGCGGACGCCGTCGGCCCGGACCCGGAGGCCGCTCCGATGGAGCAACTGGGCCTCGGCTGGAAGAGCACCCACGGCACGGGCGCGGGCAAGGACGCCATCACCAGTGGCCTCGAGGTCACCTGGACCACCACCCCCACCCAGTGGAGCAACGGGTTCTTCAAGAACCTCTTCGAGTACGAGTACGAGCTCACCAAGAGCCCGGCCGGCGCCAACCAGTGGGTGGCCAAGGACGCCCCGGAGATCGTCCCGGACGCCTTCGACCCGAACAAGAAGCGGCGTCCGACGATGCTCACCACCGACCTGTCGCTGCGCTTCGACCCGATCTACGAGCCGATCGCCCGCCGGTTCTACGAGAACCCGCAGGAGTTCGCGGACGCCTTCGCCCGCGCCTGGTACAAGCTGACCCACCGCGACATGGGCCCGAAGTCGCTGTACCTCGGCCCGGAGGTCCCGGAGGAGACCCTGCTGTGGCAGGACCCGCTGCCCGAGGCCGAGGGTGAGCCCATCGACGCCGCCGACGTCACGGCGCTCAAGGCCAAGATCCTCGACTCCGGTCTGACCGTCTCGCAGCTGGTCGGCACCGCGTGGGCGTCCGCCGCCTCCTTCCGCGGCAGCGACAAGCGCGGTGGCGCCAACGGCGCCCGGATCCGCCTGGAGCCGCAGCGCGGCTGGGAGGTCAACAACCCGGACGAGCTCGCCCAGGTCCTGCACACCCTGGAGGCCATCCAGGGCGAGTTCAACTCCGGCGCCAAGAAGGTCTCCCTGGCCGACCTGATCGTCCTCGGTGGCTCCGCCGCCGTGGAGAAGGCCGCCAAGGACGCCGGTGTCGACGTCGAGGTGGCCTTCACCCCGGGCCGTGTCGACGCGGGCGACGAGCACACCGACGCCGAGTCGTTCGCCGCGCTGGAGCCGACGTACGACGGGTTCCGCAACTACGTCGGCAAGGGCAACCGCCTGCCCGCCGAGTACCTGCTGCTGGACCGGGCGAACCTGCTCACCCTGAGCGCCCCCGAGACGACCGTCCTGGTCGGCGGGTTGCGCGTGCTGGGCGCGAACCACAACGGGTCCAAGCACGGCGTCCTCACCGAGACCCCGGGCAAGCTCACCAACGACTTCTTCGTCAACCTGCTCGACCTGGGCACGACCTGGAAGTCCACGTCCGAGGACCAGACCACGTTCGAGGGCCGTGACGCCTCGGGCGCGGTCAAGTGGACCGGCACCCGTGCCGACCTCGTCTTCGGCTCCAACTCCGAGCTGCGCGCCCTCGCGGAGGTCTACGCGAGCGACGACGCCAAGGAGAAGTTCGTGCACGACTTCGTCGCGGCGTGGGTCAAGGTCATGAACCTGGACCGGTTCGACCTCGTCTGA
- a CDS encoding Fur family transcriptional regulator, protein MTASQTPTTAEELRGAGLRVTAARVALLETVRDGDHLGVEAIASGVRDRVGHISLQAVYEALHAMTAAGLVRRIEPAGNPARFEGRVGDNHHHVVCRSCGAVADVDCAAGEAPCLTASDDHGFAVDEAEVIYWGQCPDCSTATSS, encoded by the coding sequence ATGACCGCATCCCAGACTCCGACCACTGCCGAGGAGCTGCGCGGTGCCGGCCTGCGGGTGACGGCCGCCCGTGTCGCCTTGCTGGAGACCGTCCGGGACGGTGATCACCTCGGGGTCGAGGCGATCGCCTCCGGGGTGCGCGACCGTGTCGGCCACATCTCCCTCCAGGCCGTGTACGAGGCCCTTCACGCGATGACCGCGGCGGGCCTCGTACGCCGCATCGAACCGGCCGGCAACCCGGCCCGGTTCGAAGGACGCGTCGGGGACAACCACCACCACGTCGTATGCCGGTCGTGTGGTGCCGTCGCCGATGTCGACTGCGCCGCCGGTGAGGCACCCTGCCTGACCGCGTCCGATGACCACGGCTTCGCCGTCGACGAGGCCGAGGTCATCTACTGGGGCCAGTGCCCCGACTGTTCCACCGCCACCAGTTCCTGA
- a CDS encoding Tat pathway signal sequence domain protein, translating to MRRTVLSAMTLACTAVLATTVPAFADDATTPAPRRTAAASAGPVPSDAPARTPSPVTPAPREEPAQKRDRGQVAVVPKGAPNTGVTAESSGSSGNEGALIGGGAAAVLAAGGAAVLVVRRRRATGA from the coding sequence ATGCGCCGCACTGTCCTCAGCGCGATGACACTCGCGTGCACCGCCGTACTGGCGACCACCGTGCCCGCGTTCGCCGACGACGCGACCACCCCCGCCCCCCGCCGCACCGCCGCGGCCTCCGCCGGCCCGGTCCCGAGCGACGCGCCGGCCCGCACGCCCTCCCCCGTGACCCCGGCCCCGAGGGAGGAACCGGCCCAGAAGCGGGACCGCGGCCAGGTCGCCGTCGTGCCGAAGGGCGCGCCGAACACCGGAGTGACGGCCGAGTCCTCCGGGTCGTCCGGGAACGAGGGCGCGCTGATCGGCGGGGGCGCCGCCGCGGTGCTCGCCGCGGGCGGCGCGGCGGTCCTCGTCGTCCGGCGCCGGCGGGCGACCGGGGCATGA
- a CDS encoding class F sortase: protein MTPFSRRAFATAAMASLLAGCGGHPARRTTAAPHSGRRPPPTPVQAARPLGRSVPVGLRIPAIGVDTPVIRLGLAPDGSVAVPPVTAHDRAGWYRHSPTPGQLGPSVVLGHVTVGAYGDGVFRHLARLRRGDRIEARLENGTAARFAVSAVRTVAKADFPADEVYGNVDRPELRLITCGGPRSGDGYLDNVIVFATLTSASPR from the coding sequence ATGACCCCGTTCTCCAGGCGCGCCTTCGCCACCGCGGCGATGGCCTCGCTGCTCGCGGGCTGCGGCGGCCACCCGGCCCGGCGGACCACGGCCGCACCGCACTCCGGGAGGAGGCCACCGCCGACCCCCGTGCAGGCGGCGCGGCCCCTTGGGCGTTCGGTCCCGGTCGGGCTGCGGATCCCGGCCATCGGCGTCGACACCCCGGTCATCCGGCTGGGGCTGGCGCCGGACGGGAGCGTGGCGGTCCCGCCGGTCACGGCCCACGACCGCGCGGGCTGGTACCGGCACTCGCCGACACCGGGGCAGCTCGGCCCGTCGGTCGTCCTCGGCCACGTCACGGTCGGCGCCTATGGCGACGGGGTCTTCCGTCACCTGGCGCGGCTGCGCCGCGGCGACCGGATCGAGGCACGCCTGGAGAACGGCACGGCGGCACGGTTCGCCGTCAGCGCCGTACGGACCGTCGCCAAGGCGGACTTCCCGGCGGACGAGGTCTACGGGAACGTGGACCGCCCGGAGTTGCGGCTGATCACCTGTGGCGGCCCGCGCTCCGGCGACGGCTACCTCGACAACGTGATCGTCTTCGCCACGCTGACGTCCGCTTCGCCACGCTGA